In Aminobacterium sp. MB27-C1, a single genomic region encodes these proteins:
- a CDS encoding ACT domain-containing protein, which yields MAKVALLGVPDIPGIAASLFSALADAEIRVEMIVQSVMRGQVNDIAFLVQKSGIEGAIRVCRAVSMEIGAQGVTFDSEIAKVSVLIDGTDIKLPSKVFSALAHKGINIDMILATESAVTCVVSSSTVDDAIEALEWKFQEKKKS from the coding sequence GTGGCCAAAGTTGCCCTGTTGGGGGTTCCAGATATTCCAGGTATAGCTGCTTCTTTGTTTTCTGCCCTTGCCGATGCTGAAATCAGAGTGGAAATGATTGTTCAGAGCGTTATGAGAGGACAAGTTAATGATATTGCTTTTCTAGTTCAAAAGAGTGGAATAGAGGGAGCAATACGTGTTTGCCGAGCTGTGTCTATGGAAATTGGAGCGCAGGGGGTAACCTTTGATTCTGAGATCGCGAAGGTATCTGTTTTGATTGATGGAACTGATATAAAACTTCCTTCAAAGGTTTTTTCTGCTCTCGCTCATAAAGGCATAAATATTGATATGATTTTAGCAACGGAAAGTGCTGTGACATGCGTTGTTTCATCTTCTACTGTTGACGATGCCATAGAGGCTTTAGAGTGGAAATTTCAAGAAAAGAAGAAGTCCTAA
- a CDS encoding LptA/OstA family protein, producing the protein MKKSLRHVKILTILALLCICAGTLWAVEAHVTADSMVYHSRTGDFTADGNVRIQRVDLLIMAPTGKGNLDNRHVTLLGGVHITGKWEQEPVDLKSTTLEGDLSENGWYSLLGGVSGYIGPRSVEAQELKVSKTAFEAEKVKKFEDSQQKMFLSASSIKGKIKNGETSDIQASGNVVIIITGTDGQKTRITGSNAVYSQAQDLVKVRGNALAVQPERTLRAEEILYSPKSGKMSASGKPQVTIQMQDKKGNSEDERKDS; encoded by the coding sequence ATGAAAAAAAGCCTCAGGCATGTAAAAATTTTAACTATTTTGGCCTTGCTTTGTATCTGTGCAGGTACTTTATGGGCGGTAGAGGCCCATGTAACGGCAGATAGCATGGTGTATCACTCTAGAACAGGTGATTTTACTGCTGATGGCAACGTTCGCATACAGAGAGTTGATTTGCTTATTATGGCTCCTACTGGAAAGGGAAATCTTGATAATCGCCACGTGACTCTATTAGGTGGAGTTCATATTACTGGAAAATGGGAACAAGAACCTGTAGATCTTAAGAGTACGACTTTGGAAGGCGACCTTTCTGAAAATGGTTGGTATTCCTTGTTAGGAGGCGTATCTGGGTATATTGGGCCGCGTTCTGTAGAGGCTCAGGAGCTGAAAGTGAGTAAAACTGCTTTTGAAGCAGAAAAAGTAAAAAAATTTGAGGACAGTCAGCAGAAAATGTTTCTTTCAGCTTCTTCAATAAAAGGAAAAATCAAGAATGGGGAAACATCGGATATTCAAGCTTCTGGAAATGTTGTAATTATCATAACTGGAACTGATGGACAAAAAACTCGTATTACAGGTTCTAACGCTGTTTATTCCCAAGCTCAGGATCTGGTAAAAGTGCGAGGCAATGCTCTCGCGGTACAGCCGGAACGTACGCTAAGAGCAGAAGAAATACTTTACTCTCCGAAGTCAGGAAAGATGTCTGCATCAGGAAAACCCCAAGTTACAATTCAGATGCAGGATAAGAAAGGAAACTCAGAAGATGAGCGCAAAGATTCTTAA